The DNA sequence CGACCTTGACCGCCAGCGTGCCGGGGAAAGGCATGTCGCGCGCCGCCGGGATGGTGTTCACGAAGGGCAGCGGGGTGGGCTTCGAAAGCGGCGCGGCGGTGGCGGTTGTGGCAAGCAGGCCGAGCAGCAGAATTGATTTGTGCATGAAGGTCCTCATTGGCGCCCCTCTGATAATCGCCGGTGCGCGCTGATGACAAGCGCGGCCTTGTCGCTTAATCGCGGGGCATCATGAGCAAAGTTCAGAAACCCCGCGGCACCCAGGACATGATCGGCGAGGCGGCGGCACGCTTCGACCATGTCATCGAGACGTTCAACCGGGTGCGCAAGCTGTATGGCTTCGGGCGGGTCGAGGTGCCGGTGTTCGAAGCGACATCGGTGTTCGCGCGGTCGCTGGGGGAAACGACCGATGTCGTGTCGAAGGAAATGTATTCGTTCGAGGACCGCGGCGGGGAATCGCTGACGCTGCGGCCCGAGTTCACCGCCGGCATTGCGCGGGCCTATATCGAGAATGGCTGGCAGCAATATGCGCCGCTGAAGGTCGCGGCCTGGGGGCCGCTGTTCCGGTACGAACGGCCGCAGAAGGGCCGGTTCCGGCAGTTCCACCAGCTCGATGCCGAAGTGATCGGCGCGGCAGAGCCGGCGGCGGACGTGGAAGTCATCGCGCTCGGGCAGCAGCTGTTGAACGAGCTGGGCGTGGCCGGCGATGTGGTGTTGCAGCTCAACACGCTCGGCGATGCCGAAACCCGCTCGGCGTGGCGCGACGGGCTGGTGGCGCATTTTTCGGCGCATCGTGATGTGCTGAGCCCCGAAAGCCTCGAGCGGCTGGCGAAGAACCCGCTGCGGATTCTGGATTCGAAAGCGGAGGCCGATCGCGCGCTGGTGGCCGATGCGCCGCGGATCGACGCGTATATGACATCGGAGGCGGGGGCGTTCTTCGAGGCGGTGCAGAAGGGCCTGCAGGCGTCGGGCGTGGATTTCGTGCGGGCGGAATCGCTGGTGCGCGGGTTCGACTATTATCGGCACACGGCGTTCGAGTTCGTGACCCAGGCGCTGGGGGCGCAGGGGACGGTCATCGGCGGCGGGCGCTATGACGGGCTGATCGGCGCGATGGGCGGGCCGGAGACGGCGGCGGTCGGCTGGGCCGGGGGGATCGAGCGGTTGGCGATGCTGGTGGCAGAGCCCCGCGAAAATGGTGTTGTTGCTGTGGTGCCGGACAGTCCCGAGCTGCAGGAACGCGCTGAACAAGCACTGCGGCTTCTTCGCGATTCCCGCATCCCGGCAGAAATGGC is a window from the Polymorphobacter fuscus genome containing:
- the hisS gene encoding histidine--tRNA ligase, with the protein product MSKVQKPRGTQDMIGEAAARFDHVIETFNRVRKLYGFGRVEVPVFEATSVFARSLGETTDVVSKEMYSFEDRGGESLTLRPEFTAGIARAYIENGWQQYAPLKVAAWGPLFRYERPQKGRFRQFHQLDAEVIGAAEPAADVEVIALGQQLLNELGVAGDVVLQLNTLGDAETRSAWRDGLVAHFSAHRDVLSPESLERLAKNPLRILDSKAEADRALVADAPRIDAYMTSEAGAFFEAVQKGLQASGVDFVRAESLVRGFDYYRHTAFEFVTQALGAQGTVIGGGRYDGLIGAMGGPETAAVGWAGGIERLAMLVAEPRENGVVAVVPDSPELQERAEQALRLLRDSRIPAEMAYRGNAKRQVEIAKKRATHAILFVRGADAPQPYYIQHLGRDEAMNRISQIIIERALGPEEGRERL